Proteins encoded in a region of the Candidatus Moanabacter tarae genome:
- the gatA_1 gene encoding Glutamyl-tRNA(Gln) amidotransferase subunit A, translating into MCNLSIKDELDSLRSGDLFLGSYLDAICDRIDEEEGTIHAFVSGQCDRETIRSRGESLLKKYPETDKRPSLFGLPIGIKDIYRVDGYETRCGSRLPPLLFEGKQASSVTRLLNAGAVLMGKTVTTEFASYMPGPTRNPHRLNHTPGGSSSGSAAGVASGFYPVALGSQTVGSVIRPASFCGVFGFKPSFGRIPTDGVIPLAPSLDHVGFFCRDVFGLSPVASVLMKDWNAELSSSFHGHSSLVIGIPEGPYLERVSDCGRQRFAENLRRLREGGFQILEISAFPDLDEMIDCNMKIMMKEMAVVHKLWYEAYGVSYGPKTADLINKGMLISDERHKELLGKKKENCQRLEDLMDQNGVDFWIAPSATGPAPEGLESTGDATMNLPWTHCGMPVISVPIEVGGEGLPQGIQLVGRIGCDESLVEFVKSVSEILA; encoded by the coding sequence ATGTGCAACTTGAGTATTAAGGATGAATTGGATTCTTTGCGGTCTGGTGATCTTTTTTTAGGATCTTATCTAGATGCAATTTGTGATCGGATTGATGAGGAAGAAGGAACAATCCATGCTTTTGTTTCGGGGCAATGCGATCGTGAAACAATCAGATCTCGGGGTGAAAGCCTACTTAAGAAATATCCGGAAACAGATAAAAGACCGTCATTGTTCGGGTTGCCAATCGGGATCAAGGATATTTATCGAGTGGATGGATATGAAACACGATGTGGCTCACGATTGCCTCCACTTCTCTTTGAGGGCAAACAGGCGAGTTCAGTCACAAGACTTCTTAATGCGGGTGCTGTGTTGATGGGAAAGACCGTTACTACAGAATTTGCTTCCTATATGCCTGGCCCGACTCGGAATCCCCATAGGCTTAACCACACTCCGGGAGGATCTAGCAGTGGTTCGGCAGCGGGTGTTGCTAGTGGGTTCTATCCAGTAGCACTTGGATCACAGACGGTAGGATCCGTAATCAGGCCTGCCTCTTTTTGTGGTGTTTTTGGGTTTAAACCTTCTTTCGGCCGGATTCCTACGGATGGGGTCATTCCCTTGGCACCGTCACTTGACCACGTAGGATTTTTTTGCCGAGATGTTTTCGGTCTTTCACCGGTTGCATCGGTTTTGATGAAGGATTGGAATGCCGAGCTTAGTTCTTCTTTTCATGGTCATTCTAGTTTGGTAATTGGAATACCTGAGGGGCCTTATTTGGAACGTGTCTCTGATTGTGGGCGACAACGTTTCGCTGAGAATCTGCGTCGATTGAGGGAAGGGGGATTCCAGATATTGGAAATATCAGCCTTTCCCGATCTGGATGAGATGATTGACTGCAATATGAAGATTATGATGAAGGAAATGGCCGTTGTGCATAAGTTGTGGTACGAAGCATACGGGGTTTCTTATGGGCCTAAAACAGCTGATCTCATTAATAAAGGGATGCTTATAAGTGATGAAAGACACAAAGAACTTTTGGGGAAAAAGAAAGAGAATTGTCAGCGGTTAGAGGATCTAATGGATCAGAATGGGGTGGATTTTTGGATCGCTCCTTCTGCTACCGGCCCCGCGCCTGAGGGCCTCGAGAGTACTGGAGATGCCACCATGAACTTGCCATGGACTCATTGTGGCATGCCTGTTATTTCGGTTCCCATTGAAGTGGGCGGAGAGGGCTTGCCCCAAGGAATTCAGCTTGTAGGTCGAATCGGATGTGACGAGTCGTTAGTTGAGTTTGTGAAGTCAGTGTCTGAAATTTTGGCTTAA
- the sauT gene encoding putative sulfoacetate--CoA ligase, producing the protein MPKYSTVRKLLSIGEDESVAILGSQRKELTYGNLREQVDETVLSLNKFGIGRNDRVSIVLPNGPEMAMAFVSIASGATTAPLNPAYREEEFEFYLADLQSKALLVEAGSNSSAVNAADKLNIPVLDLVLDDSGPVGRFKIIPRGDFRHSKSDLSGGLASVDDVALVLHTSGTTSRPKIVPLSHRNVCASAEHICETLSLKKRDRCLNVMPLFHIHGLIAGILSSLYAGASVFCTPGFNGLRFFSWLEEAKPTWYTAVPTMHQMILSMAGRNQDIIDSHGLRFIRSSSASLPPQVMQRLEEVFSSPVVEAYAMTEAAHQMTCNSLPPGKRKPGTVGRAAGPEVAIMNEEGLFLSIGDVGEVVIKGPNVTSGYENNPIANNEAFKNGWFRTGDQGKLDLDGYLTITGRLKEIINRGGEKISPLEIDDVLMDHPSVEQVVTFAMPHSKLGEEVAVAIVLREGNKAEERDIQTFANERLANFKVPRKVLFLDEIPKGPTGKIQRIGLAEKLGIG; encoded by the coding sequence ATGCCCAAGTACAGTACAGTCAGAAAACTTCTCTCGATCGGGGAAGATGAATCCGTTGCCATTTTAGGTTCTCAACGGAAAGAGCTCACCTATGGGAACCTGCGGGAGCAGGTTGACGAAACGGTATTGAGCTTAAATAAATTTGGCATTGGTCGAAACGATCGAGTCTCCATCGTTCTGCCCAATGGCCCGGAAATGGCAATGGCCTTTGTGTCTATTGCTTCGGGTGCTACAACAGCACCCCTCAATCCTGCCTACCGAGAAGAGGAGTTTGAGTTTTATCTAGCCGATCTTCAATCGAAAGCCTTGTTGGTGGAGGCGGGAAGTAATTCTTCGGCAGTTAATGCGGCAGACAAACTTAATATTCCAGTGCTTGATCTTGTATTAGATGATTCTGGTCCCGTGGGGCGATTTAAGATTATACCCAGAGGAGATTTTAGGCATTCAAAATCGGATTTGTCTGGAGGTCTGGCGAGTGTTGATGATGTTGCCCTTGTTTTGCATACTTCAGGTACCACATCACGGCCGAAAATTGTCCCTCTCTCGCACCGGAATGTATGTGCATCAGCTGAGCATATTTGCGAAACATTATCTTTAAAGAAGAGAGATCGTTGCCTAAACGTGATGCCCCTTTTTCATATACACGGTCTAATTGCTGGGATTCTTTCAAGTCTTTATGCTGGGGCATCGGTGTTTTGTACTCCGGGTTTCAATGGGTTACGGTTCTTTTCCTGGTTGGAGGAAGCAAAACCGACGTGGTACACAGCGGTTCCGACCATGCACCAGATGATACTCAGTATGGCTGGAAGAAATCAGGACATTATTGATTCCCATGGACTTCGTTTCATCCGATCTTCCTCTGCTTCCCTGCCGCCTCAGGTAATGCAGCGGTTGGAGGAGGTTTTTAGTTCTCCTGTTGTGGAAGCATATGCGATGACGGAGGCTGCACATCAAATGACTTGTAATTCTCTTCCTCCAGGGAAGAGAAAACCGGGCACTGTCGGTCGAGCGGCTGGACCTGAGGTGGCCATTATGAACGAAGAAGGTTTGTTTCTTTCGATTGGAGATGTTGGCGAGGTAGTTATTAAAGGTCCAAACGTTACGTCGGGGTACGAGAATAATCCGATAGCGAATAATGAGGCCTTTAAGAACGGCTGGTTTCGTACTGGCGATCAAGGTAAGTTAGACTTGGACGGATACCTGACGATCACCGGTCGCCTGAAAGAGATTATTAATCGAGGTGGAGAAAAGATTTCTCCACTTGAAATAGATGACGTGTTGATGGATCATCCATCAGTTGAACAGGTGGTGACCTTTGCAATGCCTCATTCTAAACTCGGTGAAGAAGTTGCCGTTGCTATCGTTTTGCGTGAAGGCAACAAGGCTGAAGAGCGCGACATTCAGACATTTGCTAATGAACGGCTAGCAAATTTTAAGGTGCCGAGAAAAGTTCTTTTCCTTGACGAAATCCCAAAGGGTCCCACTGGGAAAATACAACGCATTGGATTAGCTGAAAAACTTGGCATTGGCTAA